In Ruminiclostridium papyrosolvens DSM 2782, the following proteins share a genomic window:
- the hydG gene encoding [FeFe] hydrogenase H-cluster radical SAM maturase HydG → MYNSKSKNAEDFINDEEILETLEYARRNKENMPLIEDILQKAAEYKGLSYREAAVLLECELDEVKVKVSGLAEHIKRKFYGNRIVMFAPLYLSNYCVNECRYCPYHGSNKHIARKQLSQEDIVREVMALQDMGHKRLALETGEDPENCPIEYVLESIKTIYGIKHKNGEIRRVNVNIAATTVGNYRKLKDAGIGTYILFQETYHKPTYEYLHPKGPKHNYAYHTEAMDRAMEGGIDDVGLGVLFGLNLYKYDFVGLLMHAKHLEDAMGVGPHTISVPRIRPADDVDLKEYSNAIPDSIFEKIVAILRIAVPYTGIIMSTRESEKTRGECLKLGVSQISGGSSTSVGGYVEKEAENSAQFEVNDTRTMDEIVNWLLTLGYIPSFCTACYREGRTGDRFMRLVKSGAIAHVCHPNAIMTLKEYLEDYASEDTRTKGEKMIEEEVELLQNEDVKRIVKEHLSELHDGKRDFRF, encoded by the coding sequence ATGTATAACAGTAAATCAAAAAATGCAGAAGACTTTATTAATGATGAGGAAATTTTAGAAACCTTGGAGTATGCACGCAGGAATAAGGAAAATATGCCGCTTATCGAAGATATTCTTCAGAAGGCAGCTGAGTACAAAGGGTTAAGCTACAGGGAAGCGGCAGTATTACTGGAATGTGAGCTGGATGAAGTTAAAGTAAAAGTGTCTGGGCTTGCGGAGCATATCAAAAGGAAGTTTTATGGAAACAGGATAGTAATGTTTGCACCTCTCTATCTGTCAAACTATTGTGTAAACGAGTGCAGATATTGTCCCTACCACGGCTCAAACAAACATATTGCAAGAAAGCAGTTGTCTCAGGAAGATATCGTAAGAGAAGTCATGGCTTTGCAGGATATGGGGCACAAACGACTTGCCCTTGAAACGGGAGAGGACCCGGAAAACTGTCCTATAGAATATGTATTGGAAAGTATAAAAACTATATATGGAATAAAGCATAAGAACGGCGAAATACGCCGAGTAAATGTGAATATAGCCGCTACAACCGTTGGAAATTACAGAAAGCTCAAGGATGCGGGAATAGGAACCTATATATTATTTCAGGAAACTTACCATAAACCCACATACGAGTATCTGCATCCCAAGGGACCAAAGCACAATTATGCTTATCATACTGAGGCCATGGACAGAGCAATGGAAGGCGGAATTGATGATGTAGGCCTTGGTGTACTGTTTGGCCTGAACCTTTATAAATACGATTTTGTAGGTCTTCTTATGCACGCAAAGCATTTGGAGGATGCAATGGGAGTCGGGCCTCACACAATCAGCGTACCCCGTATTAGACCGGCTGATGACGTGGATTTGAAGGAATATTCAAATGCAATACCAGACTCAATATTTGAAAAAATTGTAGCAATACTTCGTATCGCAGTACCCTACACAGGGATAATCATGTCAACAAGAGAATCGGAAAAGACCCGCGGGGAATGTCTCAAACTTGGTGTTTCACAAATCAGCGGAGGTTCATCAACAAGTGTTGGCGGTTACGTGGAAAAAGAAGCGGAGAACTCAGCACAGTTTGAAGTTAACGATACAAGAACTATGGATGAAATAGTTAACTGGCTTTTGACACTGGGGTATATTCCAAGTTTCTGTACAGCATGTTACCGTGAAGGCAGAACAGGAGACAGGTTTATGAGACTTGTTAAAAGCGGTGCAATCGCACACGTTTGTCATCCCAATGCAATTATGACACTAAAAGAATATCTGGAAGACTATGCATCGGAAGATACAAGAACAAAAGGTGAAAAAATGATAGAAGAAGAAGTTGAACTGCTGCAAAACGAAGATGTTAAAAGAATCGTAAAAGAGCATTTAAGCGAGCTCCATGATGGTAAGAGGGATTTCAGGTTCTAG
- a CDS encoding TM1266 family iron-only hydrogenase system putative regulator produces METRIALIGIIVDDITSAEKINLILHEFGKYIVGRMGIPYREKGVSIISVVVDAPNDVISSLSGKLGMLRGVNTKTVYSKI; encoded by the coding sequence ATGGAGACAAGGATTGCTCTGATAGGAATAATAGTTGATGATATAACGTCAGCAGAAAAGATAAACCTGATACTGCATGAATTCGGGAAATATATTGTGGGAAGAATGGGTATTCCATACCGTGAAAAGGGTGTCTCCATTATAAGCGTGGTTGTTGATGCCCCGAACGATGTTATCAGCTCCCTTTCAGGGAAGTTGGGAATGTTGAGGGGAGTCAATACAAAGACCGTTTACTCGAAAATATAA
- a CDS encoding cation:proton antiporter, which translates to MHNLIFEIGLAVALIAAMGLISKKLRFSVIPFYILIGMAVGPHAPHYGILDLRFIESSQFIEFMGRLGILFLLFSLGMEFSVSRFVKSGKSILTGGLFYILINFSTGLIMGWIGGLPIKETLVICGIMTSSSTAIVAKVLMDLKRTANKETEIIMGMIMFDDLFIAIHISILSGLLLSGSKSVWGIIFTAATAIVFIMFMLFVGKRVIKYLDKLLDIPSTELFLLIVMAFLFLVAGFSESLHVAEAIGALLVGLVFAESVHAKRIEHNILPFKEFFGAVFFFSFGLTIDPLSLGGAVWMAVIAAVLTIIGNLVSGIIAGRTAGINGKARANIGLTLVSRGEFSIIMANMGKAGGLLPVIQSFAVLYVLILAITGPLMAKQSAPIYNGLQKLFGRKMGKI; encoded by the coding sequence ATGCACAATTTAATTTTTGAAATTGGTTTGGCGGTTGCATTAATAGCAGCGATGGGGTTGATATCAAAAAAGCTGCGCTTTTCAGTTATCCCTTTTTATATCTTGATTGGGATGGCTGTAGGCCCACATGCACCGCATTATGGCATACTTGATCTTAGGTTTATTGAAAGCTCACAGTTCATTGAGTTTATGGGACGTTTGGGTATTCTTTTCCTTCTTTTCAGCTTGGGCATGGAGTTTTCTGTATCAAGGTTTGTTAAATCCGGGAAATCAATATTGACGGGTGGGTTATTCTATATCTTAATCAACTTTTCTACGGGTTTGATTATGGGCTGGATTGGAGGACTTCCAATAAAGGAAACTCTGGTTATTTGCGGAATTATGACCAGTTCCTCAACAGCAATTGTTGCGAAGGTGCTGATGGACCTTAAAAGAACAGCTAATAAGGAAACAGAAATAATTATGGGAATGATTATGTTTGATGATTTGTTCATTGCCATACATATATCTATATTATCAGGGTTACTTTTGAGCGGTTCCAAGTCTGTCTGGGGAATTATTTTCACCGCAGCCACAGCCATAGTTTTTATAATGTTTATGCTTTTTGTGGGTAAGAGAGTCATTAAATATCTTGACAAACTTCTGGATATTCCGTCTACAGAGTTGTTCCTGCTGATAGTAATGGCGTTTTTGTTTCTGGTGGCAGGTTTTTCAGAATCTTTGCACGTTGCCGAAGCTATAGGTGCCTTGTTGGTGGGACTGGTGTTTGCAGAGTCTGTACATGCAAAAAGAATAGAGCATAATATTCTTCCCTTTAAGGAATTTTTCGGAGCTGTATTTTTCTTCAGCTTCGGACTAACAATTGACCCTTTGTCTCTGGGCGGTGCAGTTTGGATGGCAGTTATAGCGGCGGTACTTACAATTATCGGCAATTTGGTTTCCGGTATAATAGCCGGGCGTACGGCTGGGATAAACGGAAAAGCCAGAGCAAACATCGGTCTTACGCTGGTATCAAGAGGTGAATTCTCAATTATAATGGCGAATATGGGCAAGGCAGGAGGACTTCTGCCGGTCATCCAATCCTTTGCAGTGCTATATGTGCTTATTTTGGCAATTACCGGCCCGCTGATGGCTAAACAGTCAGCTCCGATATATAATGGATTACAAAAGCTTTTCGGACGCAAGATGGGGAAAATATAG
- a CDS encoding cation:proton antiporter regulatory subunit, which translates to MIIRELDLPGIGKKFEMEVNGGDKIVVIIHDDGRRELYHFYNGEDDSASMVSMEDAEARLLAGIIGGMAYSPKSLDNIEVVLGGLVIEWYKVEAGFACVGKTIAQMNIRKLTGITILAVIEKNSDKNINPGPDYQVTADSTLIVMGERKNLKVFKNYIREGRL; encoded by the coding sequence GTGATAATCAGAGAGTTAGATTTGCCGGGAATTGGAAAGAAATTTGAAATGGAAGTCAACGGCGGAGATAAGATTGTGGTTATTATTCACGACGATGGCCGCAGAGAGTTGTACCATTTTTATAATGGAGAAGATGACAGTGCATCAATGGTAAGTATGGAGGATGCAGAAGCAAGGCTGTTGGCAGGTATTATTGGGGGTATGGCGTATAGCCCCAAGTCATTGGACAACATAGAGGTAGTATTAGGTGGATTGGTTATTGAGTGGTATAAGGTTGAAGCAGGTTTTGCATGTGTCGGGAAGACCATTGCACAAATGAATATACGCAAGTTGACCGGAATTACCATACTGGCAGTGATTGAAAAAAACAGTGATAAGAATATAAATCCCGGGCCGGACTATCAGGTTACTGCTGATTCCACGTTAATTGTCATGGGAGAAAGAAAAAATTTGAAAGTATTCAAAAACTATATCAGAGAGGGGAGGTTATAA
- the spoIIID gene encoding sporulation transcriptional regulator SpoIIID, whose product MKEYIEERVLELANYIIDKRTTVRYAAKKFGISKSTVHKDVTERLEKINPVLMNEVRIILEENKAERHIRGGEATKAKYQAK is encoded by the coding sequence TTGAAGGAGTACATAGAAGAGCGGGTTTTGGAACTCGCAAATTATATCATCGACAAAAGGACAACAGTACGATACGCCGCTAAAAAGTTTGGAATAAGCAAGAGTACCGTCCACAAGGACGTAACCGAACGGTTGGAAAAAATAAATCCTGTACTGATGAATGAAGTGAGAATAATACTCGAGGAAAATAAGGCAGAAAGGCATATACGAGGTGGCGAAGCAACAAAGGCAAAATATCAGGCGAAATAA
- a CDS encoding GDSL-type esterase/lipase family protein → MRGVKRRFNVKKRKRRLAIAGILIFCIATIWLLATRQTEQNKILTSGRAENKPSAVQTETSASSEKKEIATSTSPTQKDIAKSTVAGTSNTKKTVPITKKGNAQSASSSPATSKDTHPQNNKPQPKNTNYSQVFKKDIFIGDSITEGMSDFDFLEEDNVCAKLGLNLNTIDQQIEKAQIMKPERIFLLVGSNDIEDDGTTPEAFKKKYADVIRKIKKSIPGVKIYVQSILPVLPQVTQKHPIVNNDRVGKFNSAIQAMAKEENISYINIASLVNDSSKKLYEPDGQHFKSQFYNLWLDYLELNTK, encoded by the coding sequence ATGAGAGGGGTAAAAAGAAGGTTCAACGTTAAAAAAAGGAAAAGAAGACTGGCAATTGCTGGAATACTGATTTTTTGTATTGCAACAATTTGGCTCTTAGCTACCCGCCAGACAGAGCAAAATAAAATCCTTACATCAGGCAGAGCCGAGAATAAGCCAAGTGCGGTGCAAACCGAAACATCGGCATCCTCGGAAAAAAAGGAAATTGCAACATCTACCTCACCGACACAAAAAGATATTGCAAAATCTACTGTAGCAGGGACAAGCAATACTAAAAAAACTGTACCAATAACCAAAAAAGGGAATGCGCAATCTGCGAGCAGCAGTCCGGCAACTTCAAAAGATACACATCCCCAAAACAATAAGCCGCAGCCAAAAAATACTAATTATTCGCAGGTTTTTAAAAAGGATATTTTTATAGGAGACTCTATCACCGAAGGAATGTCCGACTTTGATTTTCTGGAAGAGGACAATGTATGTGCAAAGCTTGGTCTAAATCTGAATACAATCGATCAACAGATTGAAAAAGCCCAAATAATGAAGCCTGAAAGAATATTTCTTTTAGTTGGTTCGAATGACATAGAAGATGACGGTACAACACCGGAAGCATTCAAGAAAAAATATGCTGATGTTATCCGAAAAATTAAGAAATCTATTCCTGGGGTAAAAATCTATGTACAATCAATACTTCCTGTTTTACCGCAGGTCACTCAAAAACACCCTATCGTCAACAATGACAGAGTAGGAAAATTTAATTCTGCTATTCAGGCGATGGCCAAAGAGGAAAACATAAGCTATATAAACATAGCTTCGTTGGTAAATGATTCAAGTAAAAAGTTATATGAACCTGACGGACAACATTTCAAGTCCCAATTTTACAACTTATGGCTTGATTATCTGGAGTTAAATACAAAATAA
- a CDS encoding DUF4358 domain-containing protein produces the protein MTKRFSVIIALMVAFMVFTGCSGKSGTNINLNDVHENIKKVANVTDMRIEDGSKLKKLYGIDEAKLDGFYLYRAGSNVKADEILILKVKDKNDMEDIKSNINKRIEKQEASFKDYLPKEYDLIKNNVIKTKDNFLLFAVSQDADKISSAFDESVK, from the coding sequence ATGACAAAAAGGTTTTCAGTAATTATTGCATTGATGGTTGCTTTTATGGTATTTACCGGCTGTTCCGGAAAGAGCGGTACAAATATAAATTTAAATGATGTACATGAAAACATTAAAAAGGTTGCAAATGTAACCGACATGAGAATTGAAGACGGCAGCAAGCTTAAAAAGCTATATGGCATTGATGAAGCAAAGCTTGACGGTTTTTATCTTTACAGAGCAGGCTCAAATGTAAAAGCCGATGAAATACTGATTTTAAAGGTTAAAGATAAAAACGACATGGAAGATATTAAAAGCAATATTAACAAAAGGATAGAGAAGCAGGAAGCAAGCTTTAAGGATTATCTTCCAAAGGAATATGATTTGATAAAAAATAACGTTATAAAAACAAAAGATAATTTTTTACTTTTTGCAGTTTCACAGGATGCGGACAAAATCAGCTCAGCATTTGATGAAAGTGTAAAGTAG
- a CDS encoding MBOAT family O-acyltransferase: MVFSSLLFIFIFLPVTLALYYLFPKRVRNIVILVTSLIFYAWGEPVYIVIMLFSTVFDYVNGRLIQKNINNNNNKAAKAVLIFSIAVNLGLLCFFKYYGFIINNINELFNLSIHVKSIPLPLGISFYTFQTMSYVIDVYKRVVPAQKNFINFATYISMFPQLLAGPIVKYRDVEKEITDRRESLQLFSEGIELFIKGLFKKVFIANNIGAIWSVIKVLPLDQLSVVSAWVGIIAFTFQIYFDFSGYSDMARGLARMFGFKLPLNFDHPYASKSITEFWRRWHMTLGSWFREYVYIPLGGNRTTRYKHYRNIFIVWFLTGLWHGANWNFVLWGLYYGIFVTLEKMFLLKWLEKLPGILRNIYSLLIVIVGWVLFEFESVSGILNFLGVMFGVNACRFIDTTAVYYMYTNAVLFVIMLLCSTPIPSKVLETVRFKSEKIKIAAFFALYIAMMFICTSYLVNQSYNPFLYFRF, from the coding sequence TTGGTATTCAGTAGTCTTTTATTTATATTTATTTTTTTGCCGGTTACTCTGGCATTATATTACTTGTTCCCCAAGAGGGTCAGAAACATTGTAATTTTGGTTACAAGCCTTATATTTTATGCATGGGGTGAGCCTGTATATATTGTAATAATGCTTTTTTCTACAGTATTTGATTACGTTAATGGCAGACTTATACAAAAAAATATAAACAACAATAATAATAAAGCTGCAAAGGCTGTACTTATTTTCTCAATAGCTGTAAATTTAGGCTTGTTGTGTTTTTTTAAGTATTACGGATTTATAATCAACAACATAAATGAACTTTTTAATTTGAGTATTCATGTTAAATCCATACCTCTGCCTCTGGGTATATCCTTTTATACTTTTCAAACCATGTCTTACGTAATAGATGTGTATAAAAGGGTTGTTCCCGCACAGAAGAATTTCATTAATTTTGCCACTTATATATCTATGTTTCCTCAACTACTGGCAGGGCCAATTGTTAAGTACAGGGACGTAGAAAAAGAAATAACAGACCGAAGGGAAAGTCTGCAGCTTTTCAGTGAAGGAATAGAACTTTTCATAAAGGGACTGTTTAAAAAGGTCTTTATTGCAAATAACATAGGGGCAATCTGGAGTGTAATTAAAGTATTGCCCCTAGACCAGCTCTCTGTTGTTTCGGCATGGGTAGGGATAATAGCCTTTACTTTTCAGATATATTTTGATTTCAGCGGCTATTCCGATATGGCCAGAGGCCTTGCAAGAATGTTCGGGTTTAAATTACCTCTGAACTTCGACCATCCCTATGCTTCAAAGAGTATAACAGAGTTCTGGAGAAGATGGCATATGACCCTTGGCAGCTGGTTCAGGGAATATGTGTATATTCCTTTGGGCGGCAACAGAACCACCAGATACAAGCATTACAGGAATATATTCATCGTATGGTTTCTAACAGGTCTGTGGCATGGCGCAAACTGGAATTTTGTGTTATGGGGATTATACTACGGTATCTTTGTAACCTTGGAAAAAATGTTTCTGTTAAAGTGGCTTGAGAAACTGCCGGGGATATTAAGAAACATTTATTCACTTCTGATAGTAATAGTTGGTTGGGTATTATTCGAATTTGAAAGTGTATCGGGTATTCTCAACTTTTTAGGAGTAATGTTTGGAGTTAATGCATGCCGGTTTATAGATACAACGGCAGTATATTACATGTATACCAACGCCGTTCTATTTGTAATTATGCTTCTATGCTCTACACCAATACCTTCAAAAGTGTTGGAGACTGTAAGATTCAAGTCTGAAAAAATTAAAATAGCTGCCTTTTTTGCCTTATACATTGCGATGATGTTTATTTGCACTTCTTATTTGGTGAATCAGAGTTATAACCCATTTTTGTATTTCAGGTTTTAA
- a CDS encoding DHHW family protein, with translation MKKYYTAITAIFLVFIGIMMVICLLSPAKTFSDEENRTLQTMPKFSVEKLKSGEFTKQFENYIADQFPKRNFFVGVKSRSELLLGKKENNNVYRGKDGYLMQKFVGDDLKATEKKMEYINNFLKDISVSNKYFMLVPTSVEINRDKLPYAAPAQSQLTYINEVESCLNSDVKFIDVYSTLYSKKNEYIYYKTDHHWTTDGAYYAYQKFCQVAGIKSRSKSEFNIKTVTKDFYGTSYSKSGFKDVKPDSINIYEPLDTKESCHVEYSDNKSGSDTLYSMDSLKQKDKYGVFLGGNHSLVKIKTWSKNNKKIVVIRDSYANCFVPFLASAYSEIYLVDMRYYDDSVSRLISANKIDDILFLYNASTFAEDDSIQFIE, from the coding sequence ATGAAAAAATATTATACTGCAATTACAGCTATATTTTTAGTATTTATCGGAATAATGATGGTTATATGTCTTCTATCTCCTGCTAAAACCTTTTCTGATGAAGAAAACAGAACACTTCAAACAATGCCCAAATTTTCAGTTGAAAAACTTAAAAGCGGTGAATTCACAAAGCAGTTTGAGAATTATATTGCTGATCAGTTTCCAAAAAGAAATTTCTTTGTTGGGGTAAAATCAAGAAGTGAACTGTTGTTGGGTAAAAAAGAGAACAACAATGTTTACAGGGGAAAAGACGGGTATCTGATGCAAAAGTTTGTAGGGGATGACCTAAAAGCTACCGAGAAGAAAATGGAGTACATAAATAACTTTTTAAAGGATATCTCCGTTTCAAATAAATACTTTATGCTTGTCCCAACTTCTGTAGAAATAAATAGGGACAAGCTGCCTTATGCAGCCCCTGCTCAAAGTCAGTTAACCTATATAAATGAAGTTGAAAGTTGTTTAAACAGCGATGTAAAATTCATAGATGTTTATAGCACGCTTTATTCCAAAAAAAATGAGTATATTTACTATAAAACGGATCACCATTGGACAACTGACGGAGCATACTATGCTTACCAGAAGTTTTGTCAGGTTGCAGGAATCAAAAGCAGAAGCAAAAGTGAATTTAACATAAAAACCGTTACAAAGGATTTCTACGGTACTTCTTATTCCAAGAGCGGCTTCAAAGATGTAAAACCGGATTCCATCAATATTTATGAGCCCCTTGATACTAAAGAAAGCTGCCACGTGGAATACTCTGACAATAAATCAGGCTCTGATACTCTTTATTCAATGGACAGCCTGAAGCAAAAAGATAAATATGGAGTATTTCTTGGAGGAAATCATTCTCTTGTAAAAATAAAAACGTGGTCAAAGAATAACAAAAAAATAGTAGTAATAAGAGATTCCTATGCAAACTGCTTTGTACCGTTTCTGGCTTCAGCCTACAGCGAGATTTATTTGGTAGATATGAGATATTATGATGATAGTGTATCCCGTCTGATATCAGCAAACAAAATAGATGATATTCTGTTTTTATACAATGCAAGTACCTTTGCTGAAGATGATTCCATACAGTTTATTGAATGA
- a CDS encoding TetR/AcrR family transcriptional regulator C-terminal domain-containing protein — protein MKYQHKKTRTRTAIIEAFQYLMTIMPFDKIRIQNITDIAEVNRHSFYNHFNDKYDLLYQIVTQMLVIEFDADAGESLIQQSINQVPRILRYFEENRKFFKNAFKDDKQQSFNNFFQKLIFDWFTIILNKTVGEDEASRDSFYITQTRFYVAGYSQLLMYWLYNEPDKSADVLAEEIIKIFKGAFNTDELISNI, from the coding sequence GTGAAATATCAACACAAAAAAACCAGAACCAGAACTGCAATAATTGAAGCATTTCAGTATTTAATGACAATAATGCCATTTGATAAAATCAGGATACAAAATATCACTGATATAGCGGAAGTAAACCGGCATTCCTTTTATAATCACTTTAACGATAAGTATGATTTACTGTACCAGATAGTTACACAGATGCTTGTAATTGAATTTGATGCTGATGCGGGAGAATCACTGATACAGCAATCGATTAACCAGGTCCCCAGAATACTGCGATACTTTGAGGAAAACCGTAAATTCTTTAAAAATGCTTTTAAGGACGATAAGCAGCAATCCTTTAATAATTTCTTTCAAAAGCTTATTTTTGACTGGTTTACAATTATATTGAATAAAACCGTGGGTGAGGATGAAGCCAGCAGAGATTCATTTTACATAACTCAGACAAGATTCTATGTTGCAGGTTATAGTCAACTGCTGATGTATTGGCTGTATAATGAGCCTGACAAGTCAGCAGATGTTCTTGCCGAAGAAATTATAAAAATATTTAAAGGTGCATTTAATACTGACGAACTTATAAGTAATATATAA
- a CDS encoding macrolide family glycosyltransferase: MSHVLFINVFGHGHINPTISVVSELVDRGEKVTYIAGEEFKDKVESAGARFIGYKNFDELGFNNGDISPAEIQPQLMEITRVYVEIIEVIFSIKDKFDYVIYDSLFFVGAEIARILKIPSISSNSTFAVNDKTNYLSTFFTRFGPVIKELLNNPDFQGTIHFLREKYGVNVPNILDMHKMKSDLNLVYTSRYFQINSEGFDDTYKFIGPSISDRQEILEPELISKEKSKIIYISLGTIFNKSVEFYESCFEAFIGMDAKIIMSVGMNIDIDSFKDIPDNFIIRNYVPQLEILKHADLFITHGGMNSTNEGLYYSVPLIVVPHFFDQPVVAYRVAELGAGIVIEKAKVSPALLKASVTKIFSDNAYKENSEKVGKSLRESGGYKKGVDYIINLKDSKEAAGELIYS; this comes from the coding sequence ATGTCACATGTATTATTTATTAATGTATTTGGACACGGACACATAAACCCCACCATCAGTGTAGTCAGTGAATTGGTGGATAGAGGCGAGAAAGTTACATATATAGCAGGAGAAGAATTTAAGGACAAAGTCGAAAGTGCAGGCGCAAGATTTATTGGATATAAGAATTTTGACGAACTCGGCTTTAACAACGGCGATATCAGTCCGGCGGAAATTCAGCCTCAGTTAATGGAAATAACTCGTGTTTATGTGGAAATTATTGAGGTTATTTTCAGCATTAAGGACAAATTTGACTATGTCATATATGATTCCTTGTTTTTTGTGGGAGCGGAAATAGCACGAATATTAAAAATCCCTTCCATCAGCTCAAATTCTACTTTTGCAGTAAATGATAAAACAAATTATCTGTCAACGTTTTTTACCAGATTCGGGCCAGTTATAAAAGAACTTCTCAACAATCCTGACTTTCAGGGAACTATCCACTTTTTAAGGGAAAAATATGGGGTAAATGTACCTAATATATTAGACATGCACAAAATGAAAAGCGACCTTAACCTGGTTTATACCTCAAGATATTTCCAAATAAATAGTGAGGGTTTTGATGACACCTATAAATTTATCGGACCTTCAATATCTGACAGACAAGAAATTCTTGAGCCTGAACTGATAAGTAAAGAAAAAAGTAAAATCATCTACATTTCTCTGGGCACTATTTTTAACAAATCTGTGGAATTTTATGAAAGCTGTTTTGAAGCTTTCATAGGCATGGATGCAAAAATTATTATGTCTGTTGGCATGAACATAGATATCGACAGCTTTAAAGATATTCCTGACAACTTTATAATCAGGAATTATGTACCGCAATTGGAGATTTTAAAGCATGCGGATCTCTTTATAACTCACGGCGGAATGAATAGTACAAATGAAGGCTTGTATTACTCCGTACCGCTGATAGTTGTACCTCATTTTTTTGACCAACCGGTTGTGGCATACAGGGTTGCCGAACTGGGTGCAGGCATAGTAATTGAAAAAGCTAAAGTTTCTCCTGCGCTTTTAAAAGCTTCCGTTACCAAGATTTTTTCAGACAATGCCTACAAAGAAAACAGTGAAAAAGTAGGTAAGTCACTTAGAGAATCAGGAGGGTACAAGAAAGGAGTTGATTATATTATTAACTTAAAGGACAGCAAAGAGGCAGCAGGTGAGCTTATTTACAGTTAA
- a CDS encoding YiiX/YebB-like N1pC/P60 family cysteine hydrolase yields the protein MKKKVISSLLCSALIFANVLGTNAYAFETKVDPGIQSYTNTIKTTASEAESIYKEIIDTLSFQTYIEKNWDKLSVEKDMDLYNSTEKSVGKPGDILITVFDKTNTDINAITMGSLTTHSAFVDSDPTKVLELFQDGIGNRDNDWRTRYKKILVVRPKVDAKIIADAIAYGHTRVGTPFSYFTNMFQKTKTDKYYCSQYVWDCYMKSGVDLDGNGGKAVFPYDFLRSDKVSIVYKQG from the coding sequence ATGAAGAAAAAAGTAATTTCGTCACTGCTTTGTTCAGCACTGATATTTGCAAACGTTTTGGGTACAAATGCTTATGCTTTTGAAACTAAAGTTGACCCGGGAATTCAATCTTATACCAACACCATAAAGACAACTGCAAGTGAAGCGGAGTCAATTTATAAGGAAATTATTGATACATTGAGCTTTCAGACATACATAGAAAAAAACTGGGACAAATTATCTGTGGAAAAAGACATGGATTTGTACAATTCAACGGAAAAATCCGTTGGGAAACCGGGAGATATACTCATTACAGTCTTTGATAAAACTAACACTGATATTAATGCAATCACTATGGGTTCTCTTACAACACATTCAGCATTTGTAGATTCTGACCCTACAAAAGTTCTGGAACTTTTTCAGGATGGCATAGGCAACCGTGATAATGACTGGAGAACAAGATACAAAAAAATTCTTGTAGTACGTCCAAAGGTTGATGCAAAAATTATTGCAGACGCCATTGCATACGGACATACCAGGGTTGGTACTCCCTTTAGCTACTTCACTAATATGTTCCAAAAAACAAAGACAGATAAATACTATTGCTCACAGTATGTTTGGGATTGTTATATGAAAAGCGGAGTTGATTTGGATGGAAATGGCGGAAAAGCTGTTTTCCCCTACGATTTCCTGAGAAGCGATAAAGTATCAATTGTTTATAAGCAGGGCTAA